The Mangrovibacillus cuniculi sequence TATTACTGTAGCTTCATGGATGGCAGTAGGGACTATCCCATTTTTACTTGGCCAAGTTTTAGAATGGGTATCTCCACAATTTTTCTTTGTGTCTGTATTACTCATTACTTCGGTTGTAGGTGTTCTTTTAGGAAGCTCACTTACTACAGTAGCAACCATGGGAGTTATATTTGTTAGTATCGCAGAAGTATTAGGATTATCTTTACCTATTACAGTAGGTGCAATTGTATCTGGCGCTTTTTTTGGAGATAAGATGTCACCGTTATCGGATACTACTTCTCTAGCATCCTCAACGGTAGGTGTAGATTTATTTGAGCATATTAAAAGTATGATGGTTACGACGGTCCCAGCATTTTTTGTAAGTGTTATATTATTCTTGCTGATACCAATCAATAGTTCAGAGGTATCAGGAAACAATTCAATAGTTGAAGTATCGTCAGTCATAAAAAGCATGTCTCTAAATCCAATTATCGTACTACTTCCCTTAGTAGTTTTATTGATTTGCACGGTTACAAAACAATCTGGAATTATCTCGCTATTCTTAAGCAGTCTAACGGCAATCGTTACATTAATTCTACAGTCAAAAGGAAACATGATTGGTGGTTTAATCATGGATGGATATGTAAGTACTACTGGTCAAGAAGTTGTTGATTCTTTATTAACACGTGGTGGTATAAATAGCATGATGTTTACCATTTCATTGGTCATTTTAGTGGCCGGTTTAGCAGGTTTGAGTATTTCACTCGGAATAATAAAGCAGTTATCAGATTGGGTAATGCGTAGTGTAAGGAAGAGATCATCCGTTGTTAGATCTAGTTTAGCTACTTCTTTTGGATTGAACTTTATAGTAGGAGAGCAATATCTTTCTATTTTATTAACTGGACAGGCGTATCAACAATCCTTTGAAGAAAAATCAATTGATAAACGGGTATTAGCGAGAGTAATGGAAGATGGAGGAACAGTAATTAATCCCTTAGTTCCGTGGAGTGTTTGTGGAATTTTTATTTCAAATATGTTAGGGGTCCCTACGTTGGCTTACGTTCCTTTTAGTTTCTTCTGTATAGCTTGTTTACTTATAAGTTTCTTCCTTGCAGATTACAGATTTTTGCGTTCTAGAAGTCATACAAGTTCCACACAAACAATGTAAAAAATGATGCAGTACCAATCGTGGTACTGCATCATTTTTTATTGATTTGTGTACAGTAATAACTCACCTTCCACCTGTTAATGTAGTCAAAGAGTAGAGAATGTTTTATAAATAATTGGGATAAAAGAACATTTTCAAGCAGGAGTGTGCTAATAATAGTGGTTAAATTTGCATGTACTTTATAAAAAATCTAATATAAACATAATGTATTAAACAACAGGAGGAGCAATTAGTGAACATAAGTACTTTTTCAGTAAAAAGGCCGGTATTTACATTTGTAACGATGTTATTAGTAATTATTCTAGGAGGAGTCTCCCTCACAAACATCCCCTTAAAACTTATTCCAGATATTAATCCACCAGTGGGAGTAATAGTGACTAATTATCCTGGTGCAAGTCCAGAGGAAGTTTCAGAGAAAGTAACAAAGCCATTGGAAGAGAGTTTAAGTACATTACCTGGTATTCAAAACATCCGTTCTACATCGCAAGAAGGTTCTAATTTTATTTTAATGGAGTTCTCTTGGACAACAAGTATTGATGATGTACAAGACGAAATTACACAAAGAATTAATCAAACGCCAATTCCAGACGGATCTAACTTACCACGATTTTTAAAATTTGATCCTTCACAATTTCCTGTTATTCAATTGTCCCTCTCCACAAGTTCAGAGGATAAATCTATTAATCAAATTGCAGAGACGCTTGAATTAGAATTAACGCGTGTTCCTGGGGTTGCGAGTGTTAACTTATCCGGAACGGTAGAAGAGGAAATAGTCATTGAATTAGATCAAGAAGCATTAGAAGATAATGGTTTAGGGCAACAAGACATCACCAATGTTCTTCAAGCGAGTAATATTTCACAACCTGGAGACACCGTATTAACGGAGGATAAACAGTTAACCACTCGGGTTGTATCCTTATTAACTTCAGTAGAAGATGTAAGGAAGCTTGTGGTAGGACAATCACCACAAACA is a genomic window containing:
- a CDS encoding Na+/H+ antiporter NhaC family protein produces the protein MVNTPVLSAKFSLIVTVLMLSVFSIALIKLEMVPHIPVLFNLALLFVIGLWKKMNQKQLMEGITKGVSMVVSAIILFILIGITVASWMAVGTIPFLLGQVLEWVSPQFFFVSVLLITSVVGVLLGSSLTTVATMGVIFVSIAEVLGLSLPITVGAIVSGAFFGDKMSPLSDTTSLASSTVGVDLFEHIKSMMVTTVPAFFVSVILFLLIPINSSEVSGNNSIVEVSSVIKSMSLNPIIVLLPLVVLLICTVTKQSGIISLFLSSLTAIVTLILQSKGNMIGGLIMDGYVSTTGQEVVDSLLTRGGINSMMFTISLVILVAGLAGLSISLGIIKQLSDWVMRSVRKRSSVVRSSLATSFGLNFIVGEQYLSILLTGQAYQQSFEEKSIDKRVLARVMEDGGTVINPLVPWSVCGIFISNMLGVPTLAYVPFSFFCIACLLISFFLADYRFLRSRSHTSSTQTM